In Nocardioides sp. JQ2195, a genomic segment contains:
- a CDS encoding shikimate kinase, which produces MNLDEHDQPAARRGPRVVLVGPMGAGKTTVAALLAQRWSTTVRDTDQDVEAAEGRSISDIFVDSGEAYFRSREHDAVADALREHDGVLALGGGAVLDERTRAALADHVVVQLKVGLADAVRRVGLGAARPLLLGNVRSRIKGLLDERAPIYASVATFAVDTDGRSPDQVADEIVDLLEPNR; this is translated from the coding sequence GTGAACCTCGACGAGCACGACCAGCCGGCCGCCCGCCGGGGGCCCCGGGTGGTCCTGGTCGGCCCGATGGGTGCCGGCAAGACCACCGTCGCGGCCCTGCTGGCCCAGCGCTGGAGCACCACCGTGCGCGACACCGACCAGGATGTCGAGGCCGCGGAGGGCCGCAGCATCTCCGACATCTTCGTCGACTCCGGGGAGGCCTACTTCCGCAGCCGGGAGCACGACGCGGTGGCCGATGCCCTGCGGGAGCACGACGGGGTGCTTGCCCTCGGGGGTGGCGCGGTCCTCGACGAACGAACCCGCGCCGCGCTGGCCGACCACGTGGTCGTGCAGCTCAAGGTCGGCCTCGCGGACGCCGTGAGGCGTGTGGGCCTCGGGGCCGCGCGCCCCCTGCTGCTCGGCAACGTCCGGAGCCGGATCAAGGGACTGCTCGACGAGCGAGCCCCGATCTACGCGTCCGTCGCGACGTTCGCCGTCGACACCGACGGCCGCAGCCCCGACCAGGTCGCCGACGAGATCGTCGACCTGCTGGAACCGAACCGATGA
- the aroC gene encoding chorismate synthase, producing the protein MLRWLTAGESHGPSLVAILEGLPAHVEVTSDDIADSLARRRLGYGRGARMKFEQDQVTIIGGVRHGRTQGGPVAIQVGNTEWPKWEQVMSADPVDPEVLDSLARNAPLTRPRPGHADLAGMQKYDFDEARPILERASARETAARVALGRVASNFIEQTVGARIVSHVVELGGVAAPYGLVPEPDDVERLDADDVRCLDPEASKQMVAAIDQAHKDGDTLGGVVEVAVHGLPPGLGSHVHWDRRLDSRLAGALMGIQAIKGVEVGDGFGLAAIPGSKAHDEIVPTAEGIRRTSGRSGGTEGGMTTGEILRVRAAMKPIATVPRALRTIDVSTGEEAVAHHQRSDVCAVPAAGIVAEAMVALVVAEAIVEKFGGDSVGETARNCATYLGAIKFR; encoded by the coding sequence ATGCTGCGTTGGCTCACTGCGGGCGAATCCCACGGCCCGTCACTTGTTGCGATCCTCGAAGGCCTGCCTGCCCACGTGGAGGTGACCTCCGACGACATCGCCGACTCGCTGGCGCGCCGCCGGCTCGGGTACGGCCGCGGCGCCCGGATGAAGTTCGAGCAGGACCAGGTCACCATCATCGGTGGTGTCCGCCACGGGAGGACCCAGGGTGGGCCGGTCGCGATCCAGGTGGGCAACACCGAGTGGCCCAAGTGGGAGCAGGTCATGTCGGCCGACCCGGTGGATCCCGAGGTGCTCGACAGCCTGGCCCGCAACGCGCCGCTGACCCGCCCGCGGCCCGGTCACGCCGATCTCGCCGGGATGCAGAAGTATGACTTCGACGAGGCCCGCCCGATCCTCGAGCGCGCCTCTGCCCGAGAGACCGCGGCACGCGTCGCGCTCGGCCGTGTGGCCAGCAACTTCATCGAGCAGACGGTCGGAGCCCGGATCGTCTCCCACGTCGTCGAGCTCGGCGGCGTCGCTGCTCCCTACGGTCTCGTGCCCGAGCCGGACGACGTCGAGAGGCTGGACGCGGACGACGTGCGTTGCCTCGACCCCGAGGCCAGCAAGCAGATGGTCGCCGCGATCGACCAGGCCCACAAGGACGGCGACACCCTCGGCGGGGTCGTCGAGGTGGCCGTCCACGGCCTGCCCCCGGGCCTGGGCTCCCACGTGCACTGGGACCGGCGGCTCGACTCGCGGTTGGCGGGCGCGCTGATGGGCATCCAGGCGATCAAGGGCGTCGAGGTCGGCGACGGATTCGGCCTGGCCGCGATCCCCGGCTCCAAGGCCCACGACGAGATCGTGCCCACCGCAGAAGGCATCCGGCGTACGTCGGGTCGCTCCGGCGGCACCGAGGGCGGAATGACGACCGGTGAGATCCTGCGGGTCCGTGCCGCGATGAAGCCGATCGCCACGGTGCCCCGGGCGCTGAGGACGATCGACGTGTCGACGGGCGAGGAAGCCGTGGCCCACCACCAACGCTCCGACGTGTGCGCGGTTCCGGCCGCCGGGATCGTGGCCGAGGCGATGGTGGCGCTGGTCGTCGCCGAGGCGATCGTGGAGAAGTTCGGTGGCGACTCGGTGGGCGAGACCGCGCGCAACTGTGCGACGTACCTCGGCGCCATCAAGTTCAGGTGA
- a CDS encoding A24 family peptidase, with translation MDWGAHLDTALVCALVGLVSGWFVPRLVAGLPEPAPSGSEQVPAGSDGASSGTGRAADPTAPPSARPDEIGAARSVTHDDDPKPLYSDLAAVPRMSWWTAGWSALVAGLLGASLGWAWPLVYLLPLVPIGVALGWVDLKTRLLPRAIVLPTYLLMLVLLPLSAVFAGDLDALVRAGIGWLAVGFVYWFLWRFTPGMGYGDVRLSGILGMALGFLGYGELLVGSYAGFVIGVVGWVPLRLLRLTKDRNFPFGPFMLLGAVVGVLWGADLAAHLVGGQG, from the coding sequence ATGGACTGGGGCGCGCATCTCGACACGGCACTGGTGTGTGCCCTCGTCGGGCTGGTCTCCGGATGGTTCGTGCCGCGCCTGGTCGCAGGGTTGCCCGAGCCGGCTCCCTCGGGGTCGGAGCAGGTCCCGGCCGGGTCCGACGGTGCCTCCTCCGGCACGGGCCGGGCGGCGGACCCGACCGCACCCCCGTCGGCGCGACCCGACGAGATCGGAGCCGCGCGCTCGGTCACCCACGATGACGACCCGAAGCCGCTGTACTCCGACCTGGCCGCGGTCCCGCGCATGTCCTGGTGGACAGCCGGTTGGTCGGCGCTGGTGGCAGGACTCCTCGGCGCCTCCCTCGGGTGGGCGTGGCCGCTCGTCTACCTGCTGCCGCTGGTGCCGATCGGTGTGGCCCTGGGCTGGGTGGACCTGAAGACCCGGCTGCTGCCCCGTGCCATCGTCCTGCCGACCTATCTGCTGATGCTGGTGCTGCTGCCGCTCTCGGCGGTGTTCGCCGGGGACCTCGACGCGCTGGTCCGGGCCGGCATCGGTTGGCTGGCGGTCGGGTTCGTCTACTGGTTCCTGTGGCGCTTCACGCCCGGCATGGGGTACGGCGACGTACGCCTGTCCGGGATCCTGGGGATGGCGCTGGGGTTCCTCGGCTACGGCGAGCTGCTCGTCGGTTCGTACGCCGGGTTCGTGATCGGGGTGGTCGGATGGGTCCCCCTGAGGCTGTTGCGCCTGACCAAGGACCGCAACTTCCCGTTCGGTCCGTTCATGCTCCTCGGTGCCGTCGTCGGGGTCCTGTGGGGCGCAGACCTTGCCGCCCATCTCGTCGGTGGACAGGGCTGA
- a CDS encoding shikimate dehydrogenase translates to MPARQHCAVLGDPIGHSLSPTLHRAGYAALGLDWSYDAHQVGEVDLADFLDGLDDTWRGLSLTMPLKRRVLGLASSVSERARLAGAANTLVLRAGERAADNTDIPGAVAAIREKHGGALKSATILGGGATATSIGVALLELGVDRVELLVRSAARAEETLEVLRGHPSRPQVTIGALDEAPVQTDLVASTIPASAQSRSLVARCAGADVLFEALYDPWPTPLAASAGDRALVGGLDLLVHQAALQFEMFTEHPAPLDAMRAAGESVLAERAASAPPTS, encoded by the coding sequence ATGCCGGCACGGCAGCACTGCGCCGTGCTGGGTGATCCCATCGGGCACTCGCTCTCGCCGACGCTGCACCGTGCCGGCTACGCCGCGCTCGGGCTGGACTGGAGCTACGACGCCCACCAGGTGGGCGAGGTCGACCTCGCCGACTTCCTCGACGGACTCGACGACACCTGGCGGGGGTTGTCACTCACGATGCCGCTGAAGCGCAGGGTGCTCGGACTCGCCTCCAGCGTCTCCGAGCGCGCTCGTCTGGCGGGTGCGGCCAACACCCTGGTGCTCAGGGCGGGGGAGCGGGCCGCCGACAACACCGACATCCCGGGTGCGGTCGCGGCGATCCGGGAGAAGCACGGCGGCGCGCTGAAGTCGGCCACGATCCTCGGGGGCGGTGCCACGGCGACGTCGATCGGCGTTGCCCTCCTGGAGCTGGGTGTGGACCGCGTCGAGCTGTTGGTCCGCTCGGCCGCGCGGGCCGAGGAGACCCTCGAGGTCCTGCGCGGGCACCCGTCACGGCCCCAGGTCACGATCGGGGCCCTGGACGAGGCACCGGTGCAGACCGACCTCGTCGCCTCCACCATCCCGGCGTCGGCCCAGTCGCGGAGCCTCGTTGCCCGGTGCGCTGGGGCGGACGTGCTCTTCGAGGCCCTCTATGACCCGTGGCCGACACCGCTGGCCGCCTCGGCCGGCGACCGCGCGCTGGTGGGCGGGCTGGACCTGCTGGTCCACCAGGCGGCGTTGCAGTTCGAGATGTTCACCGAGCACCCGGCTCCGCTGGACGCCATGCGTGCCGCCGGTGAGTCCGTCCTGGCCGAACGGGCCGCGTCCGCGCCACCGACGTCGTAG
- the mltG gene encoding endolytic transglycosylase MltG, producing MTEHNHDQPADEGLDQLGLRHDESAPDTPEETEPAERTTPRRAGGSRRGPARRGGLGCILVLVVVGLLVAGIALLGAKGINWVKDQFGEAEDYTGPGSGSVVVVVDPGDTATDIGRALEESDVVASVEAFTEAAARRSEEAAGIQPGSYGMKKKMKADDALSVLVDPKNRVADRITIPEGLRAVDVVALLAKNTDFSKKQFEDALSKDIGLPAYADGNAEGYLFPATYEFEPKAKPVDMLRAMVTRWRQAADKAGLEQSADKLGYTPQEVMTVAALVEAEGRGDDMPKIARVIYNRLENPGTAGTIGRLDIDATVNYALGRNLGVAISTEEIDSVADSPYNTRRQTGLPPGPIEAPGDEAIRAALNPTPGDWYYYVTVDLKTGETKFAESYDEFLQYKAELNEYCTGSEAC from the coding sequence GTGACCGAGCACAACCACGACCAGCCGGCGGACGAGGGACTGGACCAGCTGGGCCTGCGTCACGACGAGTCTGCGCCGGACACCCCCGAGGAGACCGAGCCGGCCGAGCGGACAACGCCTCGGCGCGCCGGTGGTTCGCGTCGTGGCCCGGCCAGGCGAGGCGGTCTCGGCTGCATCCTCGTGCTGGTCGTGGTGGGCCTGCTCGTGGCAGGCATCGCGCTGCTCGGTGCCAAGGGCATCAACTGGGTCAAGGACCAGTTCGGCGAAGCCGAGGACTACACCGGGCCGGGGAGCGGCTCGGTGGTCGTGGTCGTCGATCCCGGCGACACCGCGACGGACATCGGACGAGCCCTCGAGGAGTCCGACGTGGTGGCCTCGGTCGAGGCGTTCACGGAGGCCGCCGCGCGCCGCTCCGAGGAGGCCGCGGGCATCCAGCCCGGTTCCTACGGGATGAAGAAGAAGATGAAGGCGGACGACGCCTTGTCGGTCCTCGTGGACCCGAAGAATCGTGTGGCCGACCGGATCACCATCCCTGAGGGCCTGCGCGCGGTCGACGTGGTCGCCCTGCTGGCGAAGAACACCGACTTCTCCAAGAAGCAGTTCGAGGACGCGCTGTCCAAGGACATCGGCCTCCCTGCGTACGCCGACGGCAACGCCGAGGGCTATCTCTTCCCGGCCACCTACGAGTTCGAGCCGAAGGCGAAGCCGGTCGACATGCTGCGCGCAATGGTGACCCGGTGGCGCCAGGCGGCTGACAAGGCCGGCCTCGAGCAGTCCGCCGACAAGCTGGGCTACACCCCGCAGGAGGTGATGACCGTGGCCGCTCTCGTCGAGGCAGAGGGTCGCGGCGACGACATGCCGAAGATCGCCCGGGTGATCTACAACAGGCTCGAGAACCCCGGCACCGCCGGCACCATCGGGCGCCTCGACATCGACGCCACGGTCAACTACGCACTTGGCCGCAACCTGGGCGTCGCCATCAGCACCGAGGAGATCGACTCCGTCGCGGACTCGCCCTACAACACCCGTCGTCAGACCGGGCTGCCCCCCGGCCCGATCGAGGCGCCCGGCGACGAAGCGATCCGCGCGGCTCTCAACCCGACCCCGGGTGACTGGTACTACTACGTGACCGTCGACCTCAAGACGGGCGAGACGAAGTTCGCCGAGTCCTACGACGAGTTCCTGCAGTACAAGGCCGAGCTCAACGAGTACTGCACCGGTTCCGAGGCCTGCTGA
- the ruvX gene encoding Holliday junction resolvase RuvX: MRHGVRLGIDPGDARIGVARSDPSGFLATPVETVQRGAGDLARLVELVAEEAAVEIVMGLPRSLSGAEGPAAAKVRLFAAELASLVAPVPVRLCDERLTTVTAESMLRERGKKGAKRRAVVDQAAAVVILQHALDAERARGSAPGEVVTTPPTEGSNQQ, encoded by the coding sequence TTGCGCCACGGCGTACGTCTCGGCATCGATCCCGGGGATGCCCGCATCGGCGTCGCCCGCAGCGACCCCAGCGGCTTCCTGGCCACCCCGGTGGAGACCGTGCAGCGCGGTGCCGGTGACCTCGCCCGACTTGTCGAGCTGGTCGCCGAGGAAGCCGCCGTGGAGATCGTGATGGGGCTGCCACGGTCCCTGTCCGGCGCAGAGGGCCCGGCCGCGGCCAAGGTGCGCCTATTTGCCGCCGAGCTGGCGAGCCTGGTTGCGCCGGTGCCGGTGAGGCTGTGTGATGAACGCTTGACGACCGTCACCGCGGAGTCGATGCTTCGAGAACGCGGCAAGAAGGGCGCCAAGAGACGAGCAGTGGTCGACCAGGCCGCGGCCGTCGTGATCCTCCAGCATGCGCTGGATGCGGAGCGGGCTCGGGGGAGCGCACCGGGGGAAGTGGTCACGACGCCACCGACAGAAGGGTCCAACCAGCAGTGA
- the alaS gene encoding alanine--tRNA ligase, producing the protein MDTSEIRRRFLAHFENAGHTAVPSASVLVDDPNLLFVNAGMVPFKPYFLGQETPPYDRATSVQKCVRTPDIEDVGKTTRHGTFFEMCGNFSFGDYFKERAIELAWDLITKPIDDGGFGLDANRLYPSVLAGDDEAVSLWCKVTGLPEERIVQLGPKENYWSMGVPGPGGPCSEILYDRGPEYGPDFDATTLGPDMPFELEDRLLEIWNLVFMQDELSDVRSKSDFDISGSLPKKNIDTGMGLERVAFLLQGKQNMYEIDVMFPVIERAMELTGKTYGDNPEDDVRFRVIADHVRSSMMLIADGVTPGNEARGYVLRRLLRRAVRSMRLLGYDDPALPELMPISRDRMGETYTELHSDWERISRVAYAEEVTFRKTLQAGTQLFDVAAGDVKKSGGTRLSGDQAFALHDTYGFPIDLTLEMASEAGLSVDHEGFRKLMGEQRERAKADARAKKGQHADTGVYRGILDSNGPTEWLAYETLETESSTLALLQEGRSVTTLANGDVGELVLDRTPFYAESGGQSADAGIIEFDGGRLEVLDVQRPIKGLVVHQVRVVDGEFQPGANLHAQVDPQWRIGARQAHSGTHVVHAALREVLGPTALQSGSYNRPGYLRLDFGWTQGLTPGQYADIEQISNNALRADLPVSWDYMTLPEAKDWGAIALFGETYDNSKVRVVEIGGPWSRELCGGTHVDHSSQIGTIVLTGESSVGSGNRRIEAFTGVEGFDYLARERDVVNQLTGLLKTQPDDLVDRVQDMVERLKAAEKEIEKARVGQLLARAGELAAGATVIDGVHVVAHRADGAGGGDVRTLALDIRGRLPQGQPGAVVVIGAVDGKVAAVAAVNDEGRARGVSANALIRAVGPLLGGKGGGKDDVAQGGGTDTSRIDEALALVGTEVHHSAGQA; encoded by the coding sequence ATGGACACCTCGGAGATCCGACGGAGGTTCCTCGCGCACTTCGAGAACGCCGGGCACACGGCCGTCCCCTCGGCCTCGGTGCTCGTCGACGACCCCAACCTGCTGTTCGTCAACGCCGGCATGGTGCCGTTCAAGCCCTACTTCCTGGGCCAGGAGACGCCGCCGTACGACCGCGCCACCAGCGTGCAGAAGTGCGTGCGCACCCCCGACATCGAAGACGTCGGCAAGACCACCCGCCACGGCACGTTCTTCGAGATGTGCGGCAACTTCTCCTTCGGTGACTACTTCAAGGAGCGGGCCATCGAGCTCGCCTGGGACCTGATCACCAAGCCCATCGACGACGGTGGGTTCGGGCTGGACGCCAACCGGCTCTATCCCTCGGTGCTCGCTGGGGACGACGAGGCCGTTTCCCTGTGGTGCAAGGTGACCGGGCTGCCGGAGGAGCGCATCGTCCAGCTCGGCCCCAAGGAGAACTACTGGTCGATGGGCGTCCCCGGTCCGGGCGGGCCGTGCTCGGAGATCCTCTACGACCGCGGCCCCGAGTACGGCCCTGACTTCGACGCGACGACACTCGGTCCGGACATGCCGTTCGAGCTCGAGGACCGGCTCCTCGAGATCTGGAACCTCGTCTTCATGCAGGACGAGCTCTCCGACGTGCGCAGCAAGTCCGACTTCGACATCTCCGGCTCCCTGCCGAAGAAGAACATCGACACCGGCATGGGCCTCGAGCGGGTCGCGTTCCTGCTCCAGGGCAAGCAGAACATGTACGAGATCGACGTGATGTTCCCGGTCATTGAACGGGCCATGGAACTGACTGGGAAGACCTACGGTGACAACCCCGAGGACGACGTCCGGTTCCGGGTGATCGCCGACCACGTCCGCAGCTCGATGATGCTGATCGCCGATGGGGTGACCCCCGGCAACGAAGCACGCGGCTACGTGCTGCGCCGCCTCCTGCGTCGCGCCGTGCGTTCGATGCGCCTCCTGGGGTACGACGACCCGGCGTTGCCCGAGCTGATGCCGATCAGCCGCGACAGGATGGGCGAGACCTACACCGAGCTGCACTCCGACTGGGAGCGCATCTCGCGCGTTGCGTACGCCGAAGAGGTGACCTTCCGCAAGACGCTCCAGGCCGGCACCCAGCTCTTCGACGTGGCCGCTGGTGACGTGAAGAAGTCCGGAGGCACCAGGCTGAGCGGCGACCAGGCGTTCGCGCTGCACGACACCTACGGCTTCCCGATCGACCTGACCCTCGAGATGGCTTCCGAGGCCGGCCTCAGCGTCGACCACGAGGGCTTCCGCAAGCTGATGGGCGAGCAGCGCGAGCGGGCCAAGGCCGACGCCCGCGCCAAGAAGGGCCAACACGCCGACACCGGTGTCTACCGCGGCATCCTCGACTCCAACGGTCCCACCGAATGGTTGGCCTACGAGACCCTCGAGACGGAGTCGTCCACCCTGGCGCTGCTGCAGGAGGGCCGCTCGGTGACGACGCTGGCCAACGGTGACGTCGGCGAGCTGGTCCTCGACCGCACGCCGTTCTACGCCGAGTCCGGTGGACAGTCGGCCGATGCCGGCATCATCGAGTTCGACGGCGGCCGCCTCGAGGTCCTCGACGTGCAGCGTCCGATCAAGGGCCTGGTCGTGCACCAGGTCCGCGTCGTCGACGGTGAGTTCCAGCCCGGCGCGAACCTGCACGCCCAGGTCGACCCGCAGTGGCGGATCGGGGCGCGCCAGGCCCACTCCGGGACCCACGTCGTGCACGCCGCGCTGCGCGAGGTGCTCGGGCCCACCGCGCTCCAGTCGGGCTCCTACAACCGGCCCGGCTACCTGCGCCTCGACTTCGGCTGGACCCAGGGCCTCACACCCGGTCAGTACGCCGACATCGAGCAGATCTCCAACAACGCACTGCGCGCCGACCTTCCCGTCTCCTGGGACTACATGACCCTGCCCGAGGCCAAGGACTGGGGCGCGATCGCCCTGTTCGGCGAGACCTACGACAACTCCAAGGTCCGCGTCGTCGAGATCGGTGGCCCCTGGTCGCGCGAGCTCTGCGGTGGCACCCACGTCGACCACTCCTCCCAGATCGGCACCATCGTGCTGACCGGTGAGTCGTCGGTCGGCTCGGGCAACCGGCGCATCGAGGCATTCACCGGGGTCGAGGGCTTCGACTACCTCGCGCGTGAACGTGACGTCGTCAACCAGCTGACCGGTCTGTTGAAGACGCAACCTGACGACCTCGTCGACCGGGTCCAGGACATGGTCGAGCGGTTGAAGGCGGCCGAGAAGGAGATCGAGAAGGCCCGGGTCGGGCAGCTGCTCGCCCGCGCCGGCGAGCTCGCTGCCGGAGCCACGGTGATCGACGGGGTCCACGTCGTGGCGCACCGCGCAGACGGTGCCGGTGGCGGCGACGTGCGCACGCTGGCGCTCGACATCCGTGGCCGCCTGCCCCAGGGGCAACCCGGGGCGGTGGTCGTGATCGGGGCCGTCGACGGCAAGGTCGCCGCGGTCGCCGCGGTCAACGACGAAGGCCGGGCACGTGGCGTGAGCGCCAACGCGCTGATCCGCGCCGTCGGCCCGCTCCTGGGTGGCAAGGGCGGTGGCAAGGACGACGTCGCCCAAGGCGGTGGCACGGACACCTCACGCATCGACGAAGCGCTCGCGCTCGTCGGGACCGAGGTGCACCACAGCGCCGGGCAGGCCTGA
- a CDS encoding DUF6167 family protein, translated as MSRTLWFAAGAGATVYAMNRARRLRETFTLDGLRDRASGIAAGARVFREEVAQGSADKENELRERLGLVPHGTPELESSGGKHRLEAAHQDPPRITTTNISGTNQEGTN; from the coding sequence ATGAGCCGCACCCTCTGGTTCGCCGCGGGCGCCGGCGCAACCGTCTACGCGATGAACAGGGCCAGACGCCTGCGGGAGACCTTCACCCTGGACGGACTCCGCGACCGGGCCAGCGGGATCGCGGCCGGAGCCCGCGTCTTCCGCGAGGAAGTCGCCCAGGGCAGCGCCGACAAGGAAAACGAGTTGCGGGAACGGCTCGGGCTGGTGCCTCATGGGACACCTGAACTGGAGTCCTCGGGCGGGAAGCACCGCCTCGAGGCCGCTCACCAGGACCCGCCACGCATCACCACCACGAACATCTCGGGCACGAACCAGGAAGGCACCAACTGA
- a CDS encoding replication-associated recombination protein A: MDEGLFDAPGRPTGAAGSLAGNTHASAPLAVRMRPRTLDELVGQHQLRADGSPLRQLIESDRSMSLLLWGPPGTGKTTIASILSQQTNRTFVEVSAVAAGVKEVRQAIDAARSELVHTGRETVLFVDEVHRFTKAQQDALLPGVENRWVTLVAATTENPFFSVISPLLSRSLLLRLESLTDVDVRVVVHQALKDDRGLQGGFELEEDALEHLVRLAGGDARRSLTYLEAAAGAAASKGASTITLEMAETAVDQAAVRYDRQGDQHYDVISAFIKSIRGSDADAALHYLARMMEAGEDPRFIARRLVISASEDIGLADPTALTTAVAAAQAVQLIGMPEARLNLAQATIALAVAPKSNAVIKAIDAASADVRAGKIGQVPPHLRDAHYAGAKDIGHGKKYTYSHDEPFGIAQQQYAPDEIGDAAYYQPTSLGAEATIKERWERVRKMIRGAR; encoded by the coding sequence GTGGATGAGGGACTGTTCGACGCGCCCGGCAGGCCGACCGGGGCAGCGGGTTCGCTCGCAGGCAACACGCACGCCAGCGCACCGCTGGCGGTGCGGATGCGCCCGCGCACCCTGGACGAGCTCGTCGGGCAGCACCAGCTGCGGGCCGACGGGTCGCCGCTGCGCCAGCTGATCGAGAGCGACCGCTCGATGTCGTTGCTGCTGTGGGGGCCCCCGGGGACGGGCAAGACCACGATCGCCTCTATCCTGTCGCAGCAGACGAACCGCACGTTCGTGGAGGTCTCGGCCGTCGCGGCCGGCGTCAAGGAGGTCCGCCAGGCGATCGACGCCGCTCGCTCCGAGCTCGTCCACACCGGGCGCGAGACGGTGTTGTTCGTCGACGAGGTCCACCGGTTCACCAAGGCACAGCAGGACGCGTTGCTCCCGGGTGTCGAGAACCGGTGGGTCACGCTGGTCGCCGCCACCACGGAGAACCCGTTCTTCTCTGTCATCTCACCGCTGCTGTCCCGTTCACTCCTGCTGCGCCTCGAGTCCCTCACGGACGTGGACGTCCGCGTGGTCGTCCATCAGGCGTTGAAGGACGACCGCGGGTTGCAGGGCGGGTTCGAGCTCGAGGAGGACGCGCTGGAGCACCTGGTCCGTCTGGCCGGGGGAGACGCGCGCCGGTCGCTGACCTACCTGGAAGCAGCCGCCGGCGCTGCGGCATCCAAGGGTGCGTCGACCATCACGCTCGAGATGGCCGAGACCGCGGTCGATCAGGCCGCGGTGCGCTACGACCGACAGGGCGACCAGCACTACGACGTCATCTCGGCGTTCATCAAGTCGATCCGCGGGTCCGACGCCGACGCCGCCCTGCACTACTTGGCGCGGATGATGGAGGCAGGCGAGGACCCCCGATTCATCGCGCGACGACTGGTGATCAGTGCCAGTGAGGACATCGGCCTGGCCGATCCGACGGCCTTGACCACGGCCGTGGCCGCAGCTCAGGCCGTGCAGCTGATCGGCATGCCCGAGGCGCGGCTCAACCTGGCCCAGGCCACCATCGCGCTCGCGGTCGCGCCGAAGTCGAACGCCGTGATCAAGGCGATCGACGCAGCGAGCGCCGACGTCCGTGCGGGCAAGATCGGGCAGGTCCCGCCACACCTGCGCGACGCCCACTACGCGGGTGCCAAGGACATCGGGCACGGCAAGAAGTACACCTACTCCCACGACGAGCCGTTCGGCATCGCCCAGCAGCAGTACGCTCCCGACGAGATCGGCGACGCGGCGTACTACCAACCCACCAGCCTGGGGGCGGAAGCGACGATCAAGGAGCGGTGGGAACGCGTGCGCAAGATGATCCGCGGTGCGCGATAG
- a CDS encoding dipeptide ABC transporter ATP-binding protein has product MANAPTSQPDGEPSVGVDQPEARPTLDEVLQQSHLPTKLDPTAPPILTVDNLRMYFPVRSTGVIRRKIGDVQAVDGISFEIPRGGSLGLVGESGCGKSTAGRAITRLYKPTGGSAKFGDRDLVDLSTRQLKPLRRDVQMIFQDPYSSLNPRHSIGSIIGAPLRIHNMVPKKQTLSRVQELLEVVGLNPEHYNRYPNEFSGGQRQRIGIARALALQPKLIVADEPVSALDVSIQAQVINLLQDLQKEFDIAFLFIAHDLAVVRHFCPEVAVMYLGKIVEIADRETLYQRPNHPYTQALLSAVPDVKQAAIGGRRERIMLEGDVPSPINPPSGCRFRTRCPLAREICAKVEPPMIQIGPRHKVACHFAGELGNHPHDPVTARMLGVDNDGNPDPGASPTEIEESPGFNDVWFDLKERRTVKPS; this is encoded by the coding sequence ATGGCTAACGCACCCACGAGTCAACCGGACGGCGAGCCCTCGGTGGGCGTCGACCAGCCCGAAGCCCGGCCGACCCTGGACGAAGTGCTCCAGCAGTCGCACCTGCCGACCAAGCTCGACCCGACGGCTCCGCCGATCCTCACCGTCGACAACCTGAGGATGTACTTCCCGGTGCGCTCCACCGGTGTGATCCGACGCAAGATCGGTGATGTCCAGGCAGTTGACGGCATCTCGTTCGAGATCCCCCGTGGAGGGTCCTTGGGCCTCGTCGGCGAGTCCGGTTGTGGGAAGTCCACCGCCGGCCGCGCGATCACCCGGCTCTACAAGCCCACCGGTGGTTCCGCGAAGTTCGGCGACCGTGACCTGGTCGACTTGTCGACGCGCCAGCTGAAGCCGCTGCGTCGCGACGTGCAGATGATCTTCCAGGACCCCTACAGCTCGCTGAACCCGCGGCACTCCATCGGGTCGATCATCGGTGCTCCGTTGCGGATCCACAACATGGTGCCGAAGAAGCAGACGCTGAGCCGGGTCCAGGAGCTGCTCGAGGTCGTCGGCCTGAACCCTGAGCACTACAACCGTTACCCGAACGAGTTCTCCGGTGGCCAACGGCAGCGCATTGGGATCGCTCGTGCGCTGGCGCTGCAGCCGAAGCTGATCGTGGCCGACGAGCCGGTCTCCGCGCTCGACGTGTCGATCCAGGCGCAGGTGATCAACCTTCTGCAGGACCTGCAGAAGGAGTTCGACATCGCCTTCCTGTTCATCGCGCACGACCTGGCCGTGGTTCGGCACTTCTGCCCCGAGGTCGCGGTGATGTACCTCGGCAAGATCGTCGAGATCGCGGACCGGGAGACGCTCTACCAGCGTCCGAACCACCCGTACACCCAGGCGCTGCTCTCCGCGGTGCCTGACGTGAAGCAGGCCGCGATCGGTGGCCGTCGGGAGCGGATCATGCTCGAGGGCGACGTCCCGAGCCCGATCAACCCGCCGTCCGGCTGCCGGTTCCGCACCCGTTGCCCGCTCGCCAGGGAGATCTGCGCCAAGGTCGAGCCGCCGATGATCCAGATCGGCCCCCGGCACAAGGTGGCCTGCCACTTCGCGGGGGAGCTGGGCAACCACCCGCACGACCCGGTCACCGCCCGCATGCTGGGTGTCGACAACGACGGCAACCCGGACCCGGGGGCCTCGCCGACCGAGATCGAGGAGTCCCCGGGGTTCAACGACGTCTGGTTCGACCTCAAGGAACGCCGCACGGTCAAGCCCTCCTGA